From a single Planococcus shenhongbingii genomic region:
- the rpmG gene encoding 50S ribosomal protein L33, whose translation MRVNITLACTECSERNYSTVKNKRNNPERLEMKKYCSREKKMTLHRETK comes from the coding sequence ATGCGTGTTAACATCACTTTAGCTTGTACAGAATGTAGCGAACGTAACTACAGCACTGTTAAAAATAAGCGCAACAACCCTGAGCGTCTTGAAATGAAAAAATATTGCTCACGTGAAAAGAAAATGACTCTACACCGTGAAACAAAGTAA
- the pstB gene encoding phosphate ABC transporter ATP-binding protein PstB, translating to MTTVSIQKARNGLSSKEVDNKKSVYLTKQLNLWYGEKHALKNIDLDIKENEVTAIIGPSGCGKSTYIKTLNRMVELVPTVKTSGEILYRDRNIFDSDYGVEELRTRVGMVFQKPNPFPKSIYDNIAYGPRIHGIKNKKILDEIVEKSLRGAAIWDEVKDRLTENAYSISGGQQQRICIARALAIEPDVILMDEPTSALDPISTLKIEELVQELKQDYSIIIVTHNMQQAARISDKTAFFLNGEVIEYDKTDSIFSNPADKRTEDYISGRFG from the coding sequence ATGACAACAGTAAGTATACAGAAAGCGCGGAATGGGTTAAGCTCTAAAGAGGTAGACAATAAAAAATCCGTATATCTGACTAAACAATTGAATTTATGGTATGGTGAAAAGCATGCGTTGAAAAACATTGACCTGGATATTAAAGAAAATGAAGTTACAGCGATTATCGGGCCATCAGGCTGTGGGAAATCTACCTATATCAAAACCTTGAACCGTATGGTGGAACTTGTGCCAACAGTGAAGACGTCTGGAGAAATCCTGTACCGCGACCGCAACATTTTCGATTCAGACTACGGGGTAGAGGAATTGCGGACAAGAGTCGGCATGGTTTTCCAGAAGCCGAATCCGTTCCCGAAATCAATTTATGACAATATCGCTTATGGGCCTCGCATCCATGGCATTAAAAATAAAAAAATTCTTGATGAAATTGTTGAAAAAAGTTTGCGCGGCGCAGCTATTTGGGATGAAGTAAAAGACCGTTTGACTGAAAATGCTTATAGCATTTCAGGCGGCCAGCAGCAGCGGATTTGTATTGCTCGGGCTTTGGCGATTGAACCGGATGTAATTTTGATGGATGAACCGACTTCAGCACTTGACCCGATCTCTACGTTGAAAATCGAGGAATTGGTGCAAGAATTGAAGCAGGACTATAGCATCATTATCGTTACCCACAATATGCAGCAGGCAGCACGTATCTCAGATAAAACAGCATTCTTTTTAAATGGCGAAGTTATTGAATACGATAAAACTGATTCTATTTTCTCTAATCCAGCAGATAAACGCACGGAAGACTATATCTCTGGCCGATTTGGCTAA
- a CDS encoding YqgQ family protein encodes MKTLYDVMQLLKRYGTIIYTGDPKADLELMEEEIRELYRLQFISAKEFSTAMLILRQKKSQ; translated from the coding sequence ATGAAGACATTATATGATGTAATGCAGCTGCTTAAGCGCTATGGCACCATTATTTATACGGGAGACCCCAAAGCAGATCTTGAACTGATGGAAGAAGAAATCCGGGAACTTTACCGGCTCCAGTTTATCAGTGCAAAGGAATTCTCAACGGCCATGCTGATTCTGCGCCAAAAGAAAAGCCAATAA
- a CDS encoding superoxide dismutase, which yields MAYELPELPYAYDALEPHIDKETMNIHHTKHHNTYVTNVNAALEGHQDLASKSVEELISDLQAVPEDIRTAVRNNGGGHANHSLFWQLLTPNGTGAPSGALAEAINSKFGSFDEFKTKFENAGKTRFGSGWAWLVVNNGELEVTSTANQDSPLMEGQTPILGVDVWEHAYYLKYQNKRPDYLAAFWNVVNWEEVSKRFEAAK from the coding sequence ATGGCATATGAATTACCAGAATTACCTTACGCGTATGACGCACTTGAACCACACATCGACAAAGAAACGATGAACATTCACCACACGAAACACCATAACACGTATGTAACGAACGTGAACGCGGCATTAGAAGGCCACCAAGACCTTGCTTCAAAATCAGTTGAAGAGTTGATTTCTGATCTACAAGCTGTCCCTGAAGACATCCGCACAGCAGTGCGCAACAACGGCGGCGGACATGCTAACCACTCATTGTTCTGGCAATTGCTAACGCCAAATGGCACGGGTGCTCCATCTGGCGCACTTGCTGAAGCAATCAACAGCAAATTCGGCAGCTTTGATGAGTTCAAGACCAAATTCGAAAACGCTGGCAAAACACGTTTCGGTTCTGGCTGGGCTTGGCTGGTTGTCAACAACGGCGAGCTGGAAGTGACTTCCACTGCTAACCAGGATTCTCCTCTTATGGAAGGGCAAACGCCAATTCTGGGAGTAGACGTATGGGAGCATGCTTACTACTTGAAATATCAAAACAAACGCCCTGACTATCTTGCGGCATTCTGGAATGTAGTCAACTGGGAAGAAGTTTCTAAACGCTTCGAAGCAGCAAAATAA
- a CDS encoding 5-formyltetrahydrofolate cyclo-ligase, with translation MDKSIQRKYVLDEMNKMDYEEHREKSRIIAGRLMEDPAFIQARTVGVTVSAFPEVDTHELIRECWKAGKNVAVPKCLRKSRQMDFHVITDFGQLEVVYMHLKEPKVGETQYVKPEEIDLLIVPGVVFSKSGYRIGFGGGYYDRYLADYAGTTRSLAFDLQLAESVPVEPHDIPVDAIYTESRLVVAGKVSG, from the coding sequence ATGGATAAATCAATTCAGCGAAAATATGTTTTAGATGAAATGAATAAAATGGATTATGAAGAGCATCGGGAAAAGTCCCGGATTATTGCAGGCAGATTAATGGAAGATCCCGCTTTCATTCAGGCAAGAACTGTCGGAGTGACAGTTTCTGCATTTCCGGAAGTGGATACTCATGAACTGATCAGAGAGTGCTGGAAGGCTGGGAAAAACGTGGCTGTTCCGAAATGCCTGCGGAAAAGCCGTCAAATGGATTTTCATGTCATAACGGATTTTGGCCAATTGGAAGTTGTTTATATGCATTTGAAAGAGCCGAAAGTGGGAGAGACCCAGTACGTGAAGCCGGAAGAAATTGATTTGCTGATTGTGCCGGGAGTGGTGTTTTCGAAATCAGGCTACCGCATCGGTTTCGGAGGCGGTTATTATGACCGCTATTTAGCGGATTATGCAGGAACGACCAGATCGTTGGCTTTTGATCTGCAGCTTGCAGAATCTGTGCCTGTAGAACCTCATGACATTCCAGTGGATGCCATATATACAGAAAGCCGATTGGTAGTGGCGGGAAAGGTGAGCGGATGA
- a CDS encoding LTA synthase family protein translates to MLKKEWPKHSILAIAIIATWLKTYITYKTSFSITIDNALQEFILFINPLSMLLFAYGISLFFKSEKAKNRYIVAVAIISSIILYSNVAFYRFFSDFITLPILFQTDNFGDLGSSASESIFLTDIVYFTDVILILLAIKFVRVMPSSELSVAAQRKAYFIISAAVLFFNLGLSEAERPQLLTRSFDREMLVKNIGMYNYHLYDIYIQSKSQAQRTLANGSELVEVNNYIRANQPEPSDEMFGAAEGRNLIVVTLESLQSFTINGEMNGKPITPFLSELTKDEDTIYFPNFYHQTGLGKTSDSEFILENSLYPLSGGAVFFTHSGNTFNSMAESLGNSGYHTAVQHANTKSFWNRDMMYESLNIDQFLDVESYTIGEGDAVNWGMKDIPFMEQSVEQMTEMPQPFYTRLLTLTNHHPFYLDEEDKMIEEFNSSSGTLNRYFQTARYLDESIEVMFDELKEKGLYENSIIVMYGDHYGISENHNEAMAQYLGKEITPFESAQLQKVPFFVHIPGYGEGQINKEIGGQIDIRPTIMHLMGLETEKDIQFGGDLFSEEHEEFVVFRDGRFITNQHVFAGNVCYDIETGIETDMASCEPYIEPALTELEFSESIINGDLLRFYDENNGQLILSEEELEKLEKERQQQQELELEIQN, encoded by the coding sequence ATGTTGAAAAAAGAATGGCCAAAACATTCTATCCTTGCAATCGCCATCATAGCTACTTGGCTAAAAACTTATATCACTTACAAAACTAGTTTTTCCATAACAATTGATAATGCATTGCAAGAGTTTATCTTATTTATAAACCCGTTAAGCATGCTGTTGTTCGCCTATGGTATTTCATTGTTCTTTAAAAGTGAAAAAGCAAAAAACCGTTATATTGTGGCAGTAGCAATTATTTCTTCTATCATACTTTACTCCAATGTAGCATTTTATCGATTCTTTAGTGACTTCATTACATTGCCGATCTTGTTCCAAACAGACAATTTTGGAGATTTGGGTTCCAGTGCTTCTGAAAGTATATTCCTGACAGATATCGTCTATTTTACTGATGTCATCCTGATTTTGCTTGCTATTAAATTTGTCCGTGTTATGCCTTCATCAGAATTGAGTGTAGCTGCGCAGAGAAAAGCTTATTTCATCATCTCAGCAGCGGTGCTGTTCTTTAACTTGGGCCTTTCTGAAGCAGAACGCCCTCAGCTTTTGACGCGAAGCTTTGACCGTGAAATGCTGGTCAAGAACATCGGCATGTACAATTACCATTTATACGACATTTACATCCAATCGAAATCCCAAGCCCAGCGTACTCTGGCAAACGGCTCGGAATTGGTTGAAGTAAACAACTACATCCGCGCCAACCAGCCGGAACCGTCGGATGAAATGTTCGGGGCAGCAGAAGGCCGGAATTTGATTGTCGTTACGCTTGAATCATTGCAGTCGTTTACAATCAATGGTGAAATGAATGGCAAACCTATTACACCTTTCTTAAGTGAACTGACAAAAGACGAAGATACGATTTATTTTCCGAATTTCTATCATCAGACCGGACTTGGCAAAACATCCGATTCAGAATTTATCCTTGAAAATTCTCTTTATCCGCTGAGCGGTGGAGCTGTTTTCTTTACCCATAGCGGAAATACGTTCAACTCGATGGCGGAAAGTCTGGGCAATAGTGGCTATCACACGGCCGTCCAGCATGCCAATACGAAGAGCTTTTGGAACCGCGATATGATGTATGAATCCTTGAATATTGATCAATTCCTTGATGTGGAGAGCTACACGATCGGTGAAGGAGACGCTGTCAACTGGGGCATGAAAGATATTCCGTTCATGGAACAATCCGTGGAGCAGATGACGGAAATGCCGCAGCCATTTTATACCCGCCTTCTTACATTGACTAATCACCATCCATTCTATTTGGATGAAGAAGATAAGATGATTGAAGAATTCAATTCCAGTTCAGGCACGCTAAACCGCTATTTCCAGACAGCACGTTATTTGGATGAATCTATTGAAGTCATGTTTGACGAGTTAAAAGAAAAAGGGCTGTATGAAAATTCCATTATTGTGATGTACGGCGACCATTATGGCATCTCTGAAAACCATAATGAAGCCATGGCACAGTATCTTGGAAAAGAAATTACGCCTTTTGAATCTGCGCAATTGCAGAAAGTTCCATTCTTCGTCCATATTCCTGGATACGGCGAAGGCCAGATAAATAAAGAAATCGGTGGGCAAATTGATATCCGCCCGACAATCATGCATTTGATGGGCTTGGAAACCGAAAAAGATATTCAGTTCGGCGGCGACTTGTTCTCTGAAGAACATGAAGAATTCGTTGTGTTCCGTGACGGCCGTTTTATTACCAATCAGCATGTCTTTGCAGGCAACGTCTGCTATGACATTGAAACCGGCATTGAAACGGATATGGCCAGCTGCGAGCCTTATATCGAGCCAGCATTGACGGAACTTGAGTTTTCCGAGTCAATCATCAATGGCGACCTTTTAAGGTTCTACGACGAGAACAATGGCCAGTTGATCCTTTCTGAAGAAGAATTGGAAAAACTCGAAAAAGAGCGTCAGCAGCAACAAGAACTTGAACTAGAAATTCAGAACTAA
- a CDS encoding peptidoglycan D,D-transpeptidase FtsI family protein, with translation MNTPQKRRVSLAKAKLKSHTVFRMNILFFSIFLLFSVLILRLGYLQIVKGEDFTRALARTEEVPVNTSVPRGRIFDSEGRVQVDNNPVNAITYTKMQTTKQEEMLEVASELAKLIEKELDKVTLRDKQDFYIMLHNEEATAKVTDEERQAIENEDIDEKEKQRKLDALIREKITDEELNSLTPEELEILAIYREMTSGYALSPQIIKNENVTDEEFARVSERLTDPKLKGVNTVTDWKRVKSSDLTILGSTTTPEQGIPASKLDYYLARDYSRNDRVGTSFLEQEYEEVLQGQKSMVKNITDGRGRVIDTVPVDEGKPGKDLILTIDSEIQSAMEKIVADKLLELKKGPNSQLVKDAYLVMMDPKNGDIISLVGKRLGTDRNGKTVVNDNAFGAFTASHEMGSTVKGATLLAGYEHDAVELNEVMIDEPLKIAGTAQKNSVFNTTLFNRIPMSDLQAIERSSNVYMFKIALRIAGATYEYNRGIKIPEESFTAMRNSYAQFGLGVKTGIDLPNEATGYAGGSSNGGSLLDLSIGQYDTYTPLQLAQYIATIANDGYRVKPHLVKEIRQASEDGMTLGPIETTVEPQVLNRINNTQEEINQVKEGMRRVYSGAYGSARAYFSDAKYEAAGKTGTAEVTYYDKGHPFHGKYSINIAHVGFAPFENPEIAYAVVIPYVTTSARGVPKANNEIARAAADKYFEITNSKTNDSTSEILPPFNATEVEEEKAQ, from the coding sequence ATGAATACCCCCCAGAAAAGACGTGTTTCTCTGGCAAAAGCGAAATTAAAGTCACATACCGTCTTTCGGATGAATATCCTCTTTTTCTCCATCTTCCTATTATTCTCGGTATTGATCCTTCGCCTCGGCTATTTGCAAATTGTAAAAGGCGAGGATTTCACTCGTGCATTAGCGAGAACAGAAGAAGTTCCGGTAAATACGAGTGTGCCAAGAGGCCGCATTTTCGACAGTGAAGGCCGTGTCCAGGTTGATAATAATCCAGTCAATGCCATTACATATACTAAGATGCAGACAACCAAGCAGGAAGAGATGCTGGAAGTAGCTTCTGAACTAGCAAAATTGATTGAAAAAGAATTGGATAAAGTGACATTGAGGGACAAGCAGGATTTCTATATAATGCTGCATAATGAAGAAGCAACCGCAAAAGTGACAGATGAAGAAAGACAAGCGATAGAAAATGAAGACATCGATGAAAAAGAAAAGCAGCGAAAACTCGACGCCTTGATCCGGGAAAAAATCACGGATGAAGAGTTGAACAGTTTAACTCCGGAAGAACTTGAAATTTTGGCCATCTACCGGGAAATGACTTCGGGTTATGCTTTGTCGCCTCAGATCATCAAAAACGAGAACGTCACCGATGAAGAATTTGCCCGTGTTTCGGAACGCCTGACGGATCCGAAACTAAAAGGCGTCAATACCGTCACAGACTGGAAACGCGTCAAATCCAGTGACTTGACGATTCTCGGAAGCACGACCACACCGGAACAAGGAATTCCCGCAAGCAAGCTGGACTATTATCTGGCAAGGGATTATTCCCGCAATGACCGGGTCGGCACCAGTTTCCTGGAGCAGGAATACGAAGAAGTCCTGCAGGGACAAAAATCGATGGTTAAAAACATCACCGACGGCCGCGGCCGGGTCATTGACACGGTCCCTGTCGATGAAGGGAAACCGGGAAAAGATTTGATTTTGACGATTGACAGTGAAATTCAAAGTGCTATGGAAAAAATTGTTGCTGATAAATTGCTTGAATTGAAAAAAGGCCCGAATTCCCAATTAGTGAAAGATGCTTATCTAGTCATGATGGATCCAAAAAACGGGGATATTATTTCACTGGTGGGCAAAAGATTGGGGACTGACCGAAACGGCAAAACGGTGGTCAACGATAATGCATTCGGCGCATTTACAGCCAGCCATGAAATGGGTTCTACTGTTAAAGGGGCCACTTTACTGGCCGGTTATGAACATGATGCCGTTGAGCTGAACGAAGTAATGATTGATGAACCGTTAAAAATTGCGGGTACCGCACAAAAAAATTCGGTTTTCAATACGACTTTATTCAATCGCATTCCAATGAGCGATCTGCAGGCGATCGAGCGTTCATCAAACGTCTATATGTTTAAAATTGCGCTTCGCATTGCCGGAGCCACTTACGAATATAATAGAGGCATTAAAATTCCGGAAGAAAGCTTCACGGCGATGCGAAATTCATATGCCCAATTTGGTTTAGGCGTAAAAACAGGCATTGATTTGCCCAATGAAGCAACCGGCTATGCCGGCGGGTCTTCAAACGGCGGCTCTTTGCTGGATTTATCGATAGGGCAGTACGACACCTATACGCCGCTGCAATTGGCACAATACATCGCCACTATCGCCAATGATGGATACCGGGTAAAACCGCATCTTGTAAAAGAAATCCGCCAGGCTTCTGAAGACGGAATGACTTTGGGGCCGATTGAAACGACTGTCGAGCCGCAAGTGCTAAATCGGATCAACAATACCCAAGAAGAAATTAACCAAGTCAAAGAAGGCATGAGACGTGTTTACTCGGGCGCATATGGATCAGCAAGAGCTTATTTCAGTGATGCTAAGTATGAAGCAGCTGGAAAAACCGGAACAGCAGAAGTGACCTATTATGATAAAGGGCACCCGTTCCATGGGAAATATTCGATCAATATTGCCCATGTCGGATTTGCCCCGTTTGAAAATCCTGAAATTGCGTATGCTGTTGTTATCCCTTATGTCACCACCAGTGCACGTGGAGTGCCAAAAGCGAATAATGAAATTGCACGGGCTGCAGCTGATAAATATTTTGAAATAACCAACTCGAAGACGAATGATTCAACGAGTGAAATACTGCCGCCTTTTAATGCCACGGAAGTGGAAGAAGAGAAAGCACAGTAA
- a CDS encoding PstS family phosphate ABC transporter substrate-binding protein, whose product MRIWKYALASTILGTALVLGACGNGEETSSQTAGEETAQIEGSVSGDGSSTVAPIMEGIVEEYAGAQPNVQVTVGVSGTGGGFEKFIQGETAFSNASRPIKEEEAAKLKEAGIDYTELQLAFDGLTVVVSKENDWVEDLTVEDLKKLWVEDGTTKKWSDINPEWPDEEVIFYSPGTDSGTFDYFNEVILEDEDLVSSATLSEDDNVLVQGIQADPNAIGFFGYAYYVANQDTLKAVKIGGVEPTDETIESGEYAPLSRPLFTYVSNKAVAEDPAVYDFMKYTMENAGEMAEAVGYVALPEADYEKGLADLEALKK is encoded by the coding sequence ATGAGAATCTGGAAATATGCATTGGCATCAACTATCCTGGGTACGGCTTTAGTTCTTGGAGCTTGTGGTAACGGCGAAGAAACGTCATCACAAACTGCAGGAGAAGAAACTGCACAAATAGAAGGATCTGTCTCAGGCGATGGTTCATCTACAGTAGCTCCAATCATGGAAGGCATTGTGGAAGAATATGCAGGAGCTCAGCCAAATGTTCAAGTAACAGTAGGCGTTTCTGGTACTGGTGGAGGATTTGAAAAGTTCATCCAAGGAGAGACAGCTTTCTCAAATGCATCACGTCCTATTAAAGAAGAAGAAGCAGCCAAGCTTAAAGAAGCGGGCATTGACTATACAGAACTCCAACTGGCATTTGACGGGTTGACAGTAGTAGTCAGCAAGGAAAATGACTGGGTGGAAGATTTAACAGTCGAAGACCTGAAAAAACTATGGGTTGAAGACGGAACAACTAAAAAATGGTCGGACATCAACCCTGAATGGCCAGATGAAGAAGTAATCTTCTACTCACCGGGAACTGACTCAGGAACATTCGATTATTTCAATGAAGTTATTCTTGAAGATGAAGACCTAGTAAGCTCTGCAACACTATCGGAAGATGACAACGTCTTGGTGCAAGGAATCCAAGCTGATCCAAATGCCATCGGATTCTTTGGTTATGCTTATTACGTAGCTAACCAAGATACATTAAAAGCTGTGAAAATCGGTGGAGTTGAACCGACGGACGAAACAATTGAATCTGGAGAATACGCTCCATTGTCACGCCCGCTCTTCACATATGTAAGCAATAAAGCAGTTGCTGAAGATCCAGCAGTTTATGATTTCATGAAATACACAATGGAAAATGCAGGGGAAATGGCAGAAGCAGTCGGCTATGTAGCTCTTCCTGAAGCAGATTATGAAAAAGGCTTGGCAGATTTAGAGGCATTGAAAAAATAA
- the pstA gene encoding phosphate ABC transporter permease PstA: protein MRYIDQKLVLKRMNGRNAVNTIFKGIFMLATLVSLLVLAILLYRIVTQGASHLSLEFLTNFASRFPEKAGIKAALVGSLWLMAVVAPTSIILGVGSAIYLEEYAKKNRMTDFIRMNISNLAGVPSVVFGLLGLTIFVRALSLGNSVLAAGFTMSLLILPVIIVAAQESIRSIPGELRDASYGMGATKWQTIVKVILPAAIPGILTGSILALSRAIGETAPLIVIGIPVIIQFLPSGVMDTFTALPMQIYDWSSRPQQEFQVVAAAGIIVLMVVLLLMNTVAALIRNKFQKRY, encoded by the coding sequence ATGAGATATATTGATCAAAAACTAGTCCTTAAACGAATGAACGGAAGAAATGCAGTCAACACAATTTTCAAAGGCATTTTCATGTTGGCGACTTTAGTATCCTTATTGGTTCTGGCGATACTTCTTTACCGGATCGTCACACAAGGAGCCAGCCATTTGTCGCTGGAATTCCTAACCAACTTTGCTTCCCGTTTCCCGGAAAAAGCCGGCATTAAAGCAGCGCTGGTCGGTTCTTTATGGCTCATGGCTGTTGTCGCACCGACATCGATCATTCTGGGTGTTGGATCTGCGATTTATTTGGAAGAGTATGCTAAGAAAAACCGAATGACCGATTTTATCCGTATGAACATTTCAAATTTAGCGGGTGTTCCTTCAGTAGTATTCGGTTTGCTTGGATTAACGATTTTTGTCCGTGCCCTATCTCTGGGCAACAGCGTTCTAGCTGCCGGATTTACAATGAGTTTATTGATTTTGCCGGTTATCATCGTAGCGGCCCAGGAATCCATTCGTTCGATTCCAGGGGAATTGCGTGATGCATCTTACGGCATGGGAGCAACAAAATGGCAGACAATCGTAAAAGTGATTTTACCGGCAGCAATTCCGGGTATACTAACAGGGAGTATCCTTGCTTTGTCCCGTGCAATTGGGGAAACAGCTCCGCTAATCGTTATAGGGATCCCGGTCATTATTCAGTTCCTGCCGTCAGGAGTTATGGATACGTTCACCGCCTTGCCAATGCAGATCTATGACTGGTCAAGCCGACCGCAGCAAGAATTCCAAGTTGTAGCGGCCGCGGGAATCATCGTATTGATGGTTGTCCTTCTGTTAATGAATACAGTAGCAGCTTTGATCAGAAATAAATTCCAGAAACGTTATTAA
- the phoU gene encoding phosphate signaling complex protein PhoU: MAVRERFDSELQNVEEQLILLSTMAVTALTKSIESLMNHDTKAANEVIEDDQKINDLEEDLNDHVILTIARQSPVATDLRRLIVSIKVATDMERVGDYAVNIAKETIRIGDAELLPHIQQIKQMHDLSTAMLLQVIEAFVEEDVVKAKEVAELDDQVDLLYGEVITKLMKASVEHPENLSQITQLAFISRYMERSADHATNIAEELFYLVRGQHFDLNK; this comes from the coding sequence ATGGCTGTACGCGAAAGATTCGATTCTGAATTGCAGAATGTCGAAGAACAACTGATTTTGCTCAGCACGATGGCAGTCACTGCCTTAACGAAATCCATAGAGTCCTTGATGAATCACGATACAAAGGCAGCTAACGAAGTGATCGAAGATGATCAAAAGATTAATGATCTGGAAGAAGACCTCAATGATCATGTCATTTTGACGATTGCTAGGCAGTCACCGGTCGCTACAGATTTAAGAAGATTGATCGTCTCTATCAAAGTGGCAACCGATATGGAACGAGTAGGCGACTACGCGGTCAATATCGCAAAAGAAACCATTCGGATAGGCGATGCTGAATTGCTGCCGCATATCCAGCAGATCAAGCAAATGCATGATTTATCTACGGCGATGCTGCTGCAAGTTATTGAGGCTTTTGTAGAAGAAGATGTAGTCAAAGCAAAAGAAGTTGCTGAACTGGATGATCAAGTGGATCTTTTATACGGGGAAGTCATTACAAAATTAATGAAAGCAAGTGTTGAGCATCCTGAAAATCTCAGCCAGATCACACAGCTTGCATTTATTTCCCGCTATATGGAACGCTCCGCAGACCACGCCACCAACATTGCAGAAGAATTATTTTACCTGGTGCGCGGACAGCATTTTGATTTGAACAAGTAA
- the pstC gene encoding phosphate ABC transporter permease subunit PstC: MRQSVQEMIAQSKGKKNKKIIEKIIPIILFLIASVSVLTTIGIVLTLIIETITFFTRVPITDFLFGTTWLPFSNKDAQFGIWPLIIGTLKVTLIAIIVAVPIGIGAAVYLSEYASENVRRIVKPVLEILAGIPTIVYGFFALTFVTPVLQSFFPEIKIFNAISPGIVVGIMIIPMIASLSEDAMSSVPKQIREGALAMGSTKFEVAMKVTMPAALSGIMASVVLAISRAIGETMIVSLAAGSTPRMDGDFTGSIQTMTSYIVQVSKGDAGYGTTIYYSIYAVGFTLFVFTMAMNILAGYVSKRFREEY; the protein is encoded by the coding sequence ATGCGTCAATCGGTGCAAGAAATGATCGCGCAGTCGAAAGGTAAAAAGAACAAGAAAATAATTGAAAAAATCATTCCTATTATTTTATTTTTGATTGCATCAGTATCCGTACTGACAACAATTGGTATTGTTTTAACATTGATTATCGAAACCATCACTTTCTTTACACGAGTGCCAATTACCGATTTCTTATTTGGCACAACATGGCTGCCATTTTCCAATAAAGATGCTCAGTTTGGCATTTGGCCATTAATCATCGGTACGTTGAAAGTCACATTGATCGCGATTATCGTTGCAGTGCCAATCGGTATCGGAGCTGCAGTTTACTTGAGTGAATATGCCAGCGAAAATGTTCGCCGCATCGTAAAACCGGTATTGGAAATTCTTGCCGGCATTCCAACAATCGTTTATGGCTTTTTCGCTTTAACATTTGTAACACCTGTTTTGCAAAGCTTTTTCCCAGAAATTAAGATCTTCAATGCCATATCACCGGGGATTGTGGTTGGGATTATGATCATTCCTATGATTGCTTCTTTATCAGAAGACGCCATGAGTTCTGTACCGAAACAAATTCGTGAAGGTGCATTAGCTATGGGCTCTACTAAGTTTGAAGTGGCGATGAAAGTGACAATGCCTGCCGCGTTATCCGGAATCATGGCTTCAGTCGTACTTGCCATTTCCCGCGCAATTGGAGAAACGATGATTGTTTCATTAGCAGCAGGATCTACGCCTCGTATGGACGGAGACTTTACCGGTTCCATCCAGACAATGACATCGTATATTGTCCAAGTATCAAAAGGGGATGCCGGGTATGGCACGACCATTTACTATTCCATTTACGCAGTAGGATTTACACTTTTCGTCTTTACGATGGCTATGAATATCCTCGCGGGATACGTTTCGAAACGTTTCAGAGAGGAGTATTAA
- a CDS encoding DUF2759 domain-containing protein yields the protein MNLLMVIFGLIAILAAVGTVQTLKNKQFLGLIFNFGTFLIFGAFTVATIITQGYPPSLH from the coding sequence ATGAACTTACTTATGGTTATTTTTGGGCTGATTGCTATTTTAGCAGCAGTAGGCACTGTGCAAACCTTGAAAAACAAACAATTTTTAGGATTGATCTTTAATTTTGGTACGTTTTTGATTTTCGGTGCTTTCACAGTAGCGACCATCATTACGCAAGGTTATCCGCCAAGCCTACACTAA